From the genome of Ignavibacteriales bacterium, one region includes:
- a CDS encoding C-GCAxxG-C-C family protein: MGKSEIAIECFQNGFSCSQAVISTYCEELGLDKESALKIACAFGGGMGHIGETCGAVTGAFMVIGLKHGKIKVDDNEAKAKTYELVAEFAKRFKALNNSIHCFELIGFDLSTEEGLAQARESNRFKTVCPKLVKDAAEIVEELLQLKA; the protein is encoded by the coding sequence ATGGGCAAATCAGAAATTGCAATCGAATGTTTTCAAAACGGATTTTCATGCTCTCAGGCGGTCATTTCAACCTACTGCGAAGAACTTGGACTTGATAAAGAATCTGCATTAAAAATTGCCTGTGCCTTTGGTGGAGGAATGGGACACATTGGAGAAACTTGCGGCGCAGTTACCGGAGCTTTTATGGTTATAGGATTAAAGCACGGAAAGATAAAGGTTGATGATAACGAAGCGAAAGCTAAGACTTACGAACTTGTTGCGGAGTTTGCAAAAAGATTTAAAGCTTTAAATAATTCTATCCACTGCTTTGAGTTGATTGGTTTCGATTTATCAACTGAAGAAGGATTAGCACAAGCAAGAGAATCAAATCGTTTTAAAACTGTTTGCCCAAAATTGGTTAAAGATGCTGCCGAGATTGTCGAAGAACTGTTACAATTGAAAGCTTAG